The Dioscorea cayenensis subsp. rotundata cultivar TDr96_F1 chromosome 7, TDr96_F1_v2_PseudoChromosome.rev07_lg8_w22 25.fasta, whole genome shotgun sequence genome includes a region encoding these proteins:
- the LOC120264632 gene encoding alpha-ketoglutarate-dependent dioxygenase AlkB-like, with amino-acid sequence MSQCHNLRSGMILLKNHLSHEDQVKIIRTCQKLGIGIGGFYQPSYSDGAKLHLQMMCLGKNWDPEAKYVDIRPVDGAKPPEIPEVFQKLVKGAIQASHDFLLHQNKHINAEDELPNMSPDLCIINFYNENGRLGLHQDRDESPQSIAKGLPVVSFSVGNSAEFLYGVERDVDKAEKVVLESGDVLIFGGKSRMIFHGVSTIQANTTPKLLIEETNLRPGRLNLTFRQY; translated from the exons ATGTCTCAGTGTCACAACTTGCGCTCTGGAATGATACTTTTGAAAAATCATCTAAGCCATGAGGATCAG GTTAAAATAATTCGAACTTGTCAAAAACTTGGTATTGGGATTGGAGGATTTTATCAGCCCAGTTACAGCGATGGTGCAAAGCTTCATCTGCAGATGATGTGCCTGGGTAAAAATTGGGATCCAGAGGCAAAATATGTTGATATACGCCCTGTAGATGGTGCAAAACCTCCTGAAATACCTGAAGTATTTCAAAAGCTGGTCAAAGGAGCAATCCAGGCATCTCATGATTTTCTATTGCATCAGAATAAACATATCAATGCTGAGGATGAACTTCCTAATATGTCTCCTGACTTATGCATCATCAACTTCTACAATGAGAATGGGAGATTGGGTCTCCATCAG GACAGAGATGAGAGTCCACAAAGTATCGCGAAAGGGTTGCctgttgtttctttttctgtGGGTAACTCTGCTGAGTTCCTTTATGGAGTAGAAAGGGATGTTGATAAAGCCGAAAAAGTCGTGCTTGAGTCTGGTGATGTTCTGATATTTGGTGGTAAATCAAGAATGATATTTCATGGAGTTTCTACAATCCAAGCTAATACAACACCAAAACTACTGATTGAGGAAACCAATCTCCGTCCCGGACGACTGAATCTGACTTTCAGGCAATACTAG
- the LOC120265439 gene encoding probable serine/threonine-protein kinase PBL7, producing MGWFPCGSKRAKKKDRTVASSESVKDVKKQSSVRLKKEASEQSFAWKQKSIGLSKEALSNGSEHIAAQTFTFRELAMATKNFRPDCLVGEGGFGRVYKGRIEGINQIVAIKQLDRNGLQGNREFLVEVLMLSLLHHPNLVNLIGYCADGDQRLLVYEYMPLGSLEDHLHDLTSDKKRLDWNTRMKIAAGAAKGLEYLHDKANPPVIYRDLKCSNILLGEGYHPKLSDFGLAKLGPVGDNTHVSTRVMGTYGYCAPEYAMTGQLTLKSDVYSFGVVLLELITGRRAIDNSRASGDHNLVAWARPLFKDRRKFAQMADPMLQGQYPARGLYQALAVAAMCVQEQPTMRPLIADVVTALTYLASQKYDPETSTVQSISRLTAPGTPPRSRRNSERRLNGVSERD from the exons ATGGGGTGGTTTCCTTGTGGAAGTAAGAGGGCCAAGAAGAAGGATCGGACAGTAGCTTCATCAG AGAGTGTGAAGGATGTGAAGAAGCAAAGCTCAGTTCGACTGAAAAAGGAAGCCTCGGAACAAAGCTTTGCATGGAAGCAAAAGTCAATAGGATTAAGTAAGGAAGCCTTAAGTAATGGTTCTGAACATATTGCTGCTCAAACTTTTACCTTTCGAGAGTTGGCAATGGCCACCAAGAACTTTCGACCTGATTGCCTTGTAGGAGAGGGAGGGTTTGGTCGAGTTTATAAGGGTAGGATAGAGGGTATAAACCAG ATTGTGGCTATAAAACAGCTTGATCGGAATGGATTGCAAGGGAACAGGGAGTTCCTTGTTGAAGTTTTGATGTTGAGTCTGCTACACCATCCTAATCTTGTTAACTTGATTGGCTATTGTGCTGACGGAGATCAAAGGCTTTTGGTTTATGAATACATGCCACTGGGATCTTTGGAAGACCATCTCCATG ATCTTACTTCAGATAAGAAGCGGTTAGACTGGAATACAAGAATGAAAATTGCTGCCGGTGCAGCTAAAGGATTAGAATACTTGCATGATAAAGCCAACCCTCCAGTTATTTATCGTGATTTAAAATGTTCCAATATTTTACTCGGGGAGGGATATCATCCGAAGTTGTCGGACTTTGGATTGGCAAAGCTGGGGCCAGTTGGTGATAACACTCATGTTTCGACTCGGGTGATGGGAACCTATGGATATTGTGCCCCTGAATATGCCATGACTGGTCAGCTGACACTAAAATCAGATGTCTATAGCTTTGGAGTCGTTCTTTTGGAGCTCATCACCGGAAGGAGGGCCATCGACAATTCTAGAGCTTCTGGGGATCACAATCTTGTTGCTTGG GCACGACCGTTATTCAAGGACAGGAGGAAATTCGCTCAAATGGCCGATCCCATGCTTCAGGGGCAATATCCTGCGAGGGGCTTATATCAAGCACTTGCTGTAGCTGCAATGTGCGTCCAAGAGCAACCAACCATGAGGCCTCTCATCGCCGATGTGGTTACTGCACTGACATATCTCGCTTCACAAAAGTACGACCCTGAAACGAGTACTGTCCAGAGCATTTCTCGTTTGACTGCACCTGGCACTCCTCCGAGATCAAGAAGGAATAGCGAAAGAAGACTAAATGGCGTATCCGAGCGAGACTGA